In the Malus domestica chromosome 16, GDT2T_hap1 genome, one interval contains:
- the LOC103450571 gene encoding uncharacterized protein isoform X3 has translation MAPSKLLLFSVFLALSFTGITAYPPPPDDGASDSAQEVADSSLALQLQQLKSRVSLLESSIDDKNCELRKKDESIKLMEKVIQEKSNSIALLQSAIESVQGSEPLDVVELGDKPHVQAGGLEKQVKRLREDIAVQNKKRDELEAQASVAEQKIQELSIKLENLQKVNDEQKTGIQKTEHDLQVAEEEIVKEKFGISSISEDLTETYIVTYWNELGRPAFNLGIEKALKMKARGEGWTEIIVERIRTNWIPRLKKQSLEFKAYLEPNIRLVTAKIVDVYRSSKSSIGTLVLKAQNMADPYIQEAKKYTEPYIDRVAMVTKPHLDKLHIALKPYTKKVLNAYRKVITTTTFLHHEVKEILKNNELTQPVASMELAWFAATALLALPAVFLFKLYSATLGFQLCRKKTKKRSHSSYANHTRRRLKRAHRAST, from the exons ATGGCGCCCTCTAAGCTTTTACTCTTCTCCGTATTCTTAGCCCTATCGTTCACCGGAATTACGGCGTACCCACCCCCTCCAGACGACGGCGCTTCTGATTCTGCTCAGGAGGTTGCAGATTCGTCTCTGGCACTCCAACTTCAGCAACTCAAGTCCAGAGTTTCACTTCTAG AATCAAGCATTGATGACAAAAACTGTGAGCTGAGAAAAAAGGATGAAAGTATTAAACTGATGGAGAAGGTTATTCAAGAGAAATCAAATAGCATTGCTTTGTTACAAAGTGCTATAGAGTCTGTCCAG GGAAGTGAACCTTTAGATGTTGTTGAGCTTGGAGATAAACCACATGTGCAGGCTGGTGGGCTTGAGAAGCAG GTTAAAAGACTTAGAGAGGACATTGCTGTGCAAAATAAGAAAAGAGATGAACTGGAAGCCCAAGCAAGTGTAGCTGAGCAGAAAATTCAGGAACTGagtataaaattagaaaat CTTCAAAAGGTAAATGATGAACAGAAGACTGGAATTCAGAAAACTGAACATGATCTTCAAGTTGCAGAG GAAGAAATAGTGAAGGAGAAGTTTGGGATTTCTTCAATATCTGAAGATTTGACTGAG ACGTACATTGTGACTTACTGGAACGAGCTTGGAAGACCAGCCTTCAATCTGGGAATTGAAAAG GCCTTAAAAATGAAAGCTCGTGGTGAGGGTTGGACTGAGATCATCGTCGAAAGAATCAGAACA AACTGGATCCCAAGGTTGAAGAAACAGTCTCTGGAATTTAAAGCCTATCTTGAACCAAACATTCGATTAGTCACTGCAAAAATTGTTGATGTATATCGGTCATCAAAGAGTTCTATAGGAACCCTTGTTTTGAAGGCACAAAATATGGCAGATCCTTACATTCAG GAAGCTAAGAAATATACCGAGCCATACATTGATCGGGTTGCTATGGTGACTAAACCACATTTAGATAAATTACATATTGCCTTGAAGCCGTATACCAAAAAAGTACTAAATGCATATAGAAAAGTCATCACCACTACAACATTTTTGCATCATGAG GTCAAagaaattctaaaaaataatgaGTTGACGCAACCTGTTGCAAGTATGGAACTGGCATGGTTTGCG GCTACTGCATTACTTGCCCTGCCTGCAGTAtttctgtttaagttgtatTCGGCTACTTTAGG GTTTCAATTATGcagaaaaaagacaaaaaagcgTAGTCATAGTTCCTATGCGAACCACACACGGCGTAGGCTGAAGCGTGCCCATCGtgcaagtacatga
- the LOC103450571 gene encoding uncharacterized protein isoform X2: MAPSKLLLFSVFLALSFTGITAYPPPPDDGASDSAQEVADSSLALQLQQLKSRVSLLESSIDDKNCELRKKDESIKLMEKVIQEKSNSIALLQSAIESVQGSEPLDVVELGDKPHVQAGGLEKQVKRLREDIAVQNKKRDELEAQASVAEQKIQELSIKLENIRYPFICGVLRSKSYMVHTSRQSLQKVNDEQKTGIQKTEHDLQVAEEEIVKEKFGISSISEDLTETYIVTYWNELGRPAFNLGIEKALKMKARGEGWTEIIVERIRTNWIPRLKKQSLEFKAYLEPNIRLVTAKIVDVYRSSKSSIGTLVLKAQNMADPYIQEAKKYTEPYIDRVAMVTKPHLDKLHIALKPYTKKVLNAYRKVITTTTFLHHEVKEILKNNELTQPVASMELAWFAATALLALPAVFLFKLYSATLGFQLCRKKTKKRSHSSYANHTRRRLKRAHRAST, from the exons ATGGCGCCCTCTAAGCTTTTACTCTTCTCCGTATTCTTAGCCCTATCGTTCACCGGAATTACGGCGTACCCACCCCCTCCAGACGACGGCGCTTCTGATTCTGCTCAGGAGGTTGCAGATTCGTCTCTGGCACTCCAACTTCAGCAACTCAAGTCCAGAGTTTCACTTCTAG AATCAAGCATTGATGACAAAAACTGTGAGCTGAGAAAAAAGGATGAAAGTATTAAACTGATGGAGAAGGTTATTCAAGAGAAATCAAATAGCATTGCTTTGTTACAAAGTGCTATAGAGTCTGTCCAG GGAAGTGAACCTTTAGATGTTGTTGAGCTTGGAGATAAACCACATGTGCAGGCTGGTGGGCTTGAGAAGCAG GTTAAAAGACTTAGAGAGGACATTGCTGTGCAAAATAAGAAAAGAGATGAACTGGAAGCCCAAGCAAGTGTAGCTGAGCAGAAAATTCAGGAACTGagtataaaattagaaaat ATCAGATATCCCTTCATTTGTGGAGTTCTGCGATCAAAGTCCTACATGGTGCATACAAGTAGACAATCT CTTCAAAAGGTAAATGATGAACAGAAGACTGGAATTCAGAAAACTGAACATGATCTTCAAGTTGCAGAG GAAGAAATAGTGAAGGAGAAGTTTGGGATTTCTTCAATATCTGAAGATTTGACTGAG ACGTACATTGTGACTTACTGGAACGAGCTTGGAAGACCAGCCTTCAATCTGGGAATTGAAAAG GCCTTAAAAATGAAAGCTCGTGGTGAGGGTTGGACTGAGATCATCGTCGAAAGAATCAGAACA AACTGGATCCCAAGGTTGAAGAAACAGTCTCTGGAATTTAAAGCCTATCTTGAACCAAACATTCGATTAGTCACTGCAAAAATTGTTGATGTATATCGGTCATCAAAGAGTTCTATAGGAACCCTTGTTTTGAAGGCACAAAATATGGCAGATCCTTACATTCAG GAAGCTAAGAAATATACCGAGCCATACATTGATCGGGTTGCTATGGTGACTAAACCACATTTAGATAAATTACATATTGCCTTGAAGCCGTATACCAAAAAAGTACTAAATGCATATAGAAAAGTCATCACCACTACAACATTTTTGCATCATGAG GTCAAagaaattctaaaaaataatgaGTTGACGCAACCTGTTGCAAGTATGGAACTGGCATGGTTTGCG GCTACTGCATTACTTGCCCTGCCTGCAGTAtttctgtttaagttgtatTCGGCTACTTTAGG GTTTCAATTATGcagaaaaaagacaaaaaagcgTAGTCATAGTTCCTATGCGAACCACACACGGCGTAGGCTGAAGCGTGCCCATCGtgcaagtacatga
- the LOC103450571 gene encoding uncharacterized protein isoform X1: MAPSKLLLFSVFLALSFTGITAYPPPPDDGASDSAQEVADSSLALQLQQLKSRVSLLEPERGEEIVFSTKSSIDDKNCELRKKDESIKLMEKVIQEKSNSIALLQSAIESVQGSEPLDVVELGDKPHVQAGGLEKQVKRLREDIAVQNKKRDELEAQASVAEQKIQELSIKLENIRYPFICGVLRSKSYMVHTSRQSLQKVNDEQKTGIQKTEHDLQVAEEEIVKEKFGISSISEDLTETYIVTYWNELGRPAFNLGIEKALKMKARGEGWTEIIVERIRTNWIPRLKKQSLEFKAYLEPNIRLVTAKIVDVYRSSKSSIGTLVLKAQNMADPYIQEAKKYTEPYIDRVAMVTKPHLDKLHIALKPYTKKVLNAYRKVITTTTFLHHEVKEILKNNELTQPVASMELAWFAATALLALPAVFLFKLYSATLGKKTKKRSHSSYANHTRRRLKRAHRAST; the protein is encoded by the exons ATGGCGCCCTCTAAGCTTTTACTCTTCTCCGTATTCTTAGCCCTATCGTTCACCGGAATTACGGCGTACCCACCCCCTCCAGACGACGGCGCTTCTGATTCTGCTCAGGAGGTTGCAGATTCGTCTCTGGCACTCCAACTTCAGCAACTCAAGTCCAGAGTTTCACTTCTAG AGCCCGAAAGAGGTGAAGAAATTGTTTTTAGTACGA AATCAAGCATTGATGACAAAAACTGTGAGCTGAGAAAAAAGGATGAAAGTATTAAACTGATGGAGAAGGTTATTCAAGAGAAATCAAATAGCATTGCTTTGTTACAAAGTGCTATAGAGTCTGTCCAG GGAAGTGAACCTTTAGATGTTGTTGAGCTTGGAGATAAACCACATGTGCAGGCTGGTGGGCTTGAGAAGCAG GTTAAAAGACTTAGAGAGGACATTGCTGTGCAAAATAAGAAAAGAGATGAACTGGAAGCCCAAGCAAGTGTAGCTGAGCAGAAAATTCAGGAACTGagtataaaattagaaaat ATCAGATATCCCTTCATTTGTGGAGTTCTGCGATCAAAGTCCTACATGGTGCATACAAGTAGACAATCT CTTCAAAAGGTAAATGATGAACAGAAGACTGGAATTCAGAAAACTGAACATGATCTTCAAGTTGCAGAG GAAGAAATAGTGAAGGAGAAGTTTGGGATTTCTTCAATATCTGAAGATTTGACTGAG ACGTACATTGTGACTTACTGGAACGAGCTTGGAAGACCAGCCTTCAATCTGGGAATTGAAAAG GCCTTAAAAATGAAAGCTCGTGGTGAGGGTTGGACTGAGATCATCGTCGAAAGAATCAGAACA AACTGGATCCCAAGGTTGAAGAAACAGTCTCTGGAATTTAAAGCCTATCTTGAACCAAACATTCGATTAGTCACTGCAAAAATTGTTGATGTATATCGGTCATCAAAGAGTTCTATAGGAACCCTTGTTTTGAAGGCACAAAATATGGCAGATCCTTACATTCAG GAAGCTAAGAAATATACCGAGCCATACATTGATCGGGTTGCTATGGTGACTAAACCACATTTAGATAAATTACATATTGCCTTGAAGCCGTATACCAAAAAAGTACTAAATGCATATAGAAAAGTCATCACCACTACAACATTTTTGCATCATGAG GTCAAagaaattctaaaaaataatgaGTTGACGCAACCTGTTGCAAGTATGGAACTGGCATGGTTTGCG GCTACTGCATTACTTGCCCTGCCTGCAGTAtttctgtttaagttgtatTCGGCTACTTTAGG aaaaaagacaaaaaagcgTAGTCATAGTTCCTATGCGAACCACACACGGCGTAGGCTGAAGCGTGCCCATCGtgcaagtacatga
- the LOC103450571 gene encoding uncharacterized protein isoform X4 — translation MEKVIQEKSNSIALLQSAIESVQGSEPLDVVELGDKPHVQAGGLEKQVKRLREDIAVQNKKRDELEAQASVAEQKIQELSIKLENIRYPFICGVLRSKSYMVHTSRQSLQKVNDEQKTGIQKTEHDLQVAEEEIVKEKFGISSISEDLTETYIVTYWNELGRPAFNLGIEKALKMKARGEGWTEIIVERIRTNWIPRLKKQSLEFKAYLEPNIRLVTAKIVDVYRSSKSSIGTLVLKAQNMADPYIQEAKKYTEPYIDRVAMVTKPHLDKLHIALKPYTKKVLNAYRKVITTTTFLHHEVKEILKNNELTQPVASMELAWFAATALLALPAVFLFKLYSATLGFQLCRKKTKKRSHSSYANHTRRRLKRAHRAST, via the exons ATGGAGAAGGTTATTCAAGAGAAATCAAATAGCATTGCTTTGTTACAAAGTGCTATAGAGTCTGTCCAG GGAAGTGAACCTTTAGATGTTGTTGAGCTTGGAGATAAACCACATGTGCAGGCTGGTGGGCTTGAGAAGCAG GTTAAAAGACTTAGAGAGGACATTGCTGTGCAAAATAAGAAAAGAGATGAACTGGAAGCCCAAGCAAGTGTAGCTGAGCAGAAAATTCAGGAACTGagtataaaattagaaaat ATCAGATATCCCTTCATTTGTGGAGTTCTGCGATCAAAGTCCTACATGGTGCATACAAGTAGACAATCT CTTCAAAAGGTAAATGATGAACAGAAGACTGGAATTCAGAAAACTGAACATGATCTTCAAGTTGCAGAG GAAGAAATAGTGAAGGAGAAGTTTGGGATTTCTTCAATATCTGAAGATTTGACTGAG ACGTACATTGTGACTTACTGGAACGAGCTTGGAAGACCAGCCTTCAATCTGGGAATTGAAAAG GCCTTAAAAATGAAAGCTCGTGGTGAGGGTTGGACTGAGATCATCGTCGAAAGAATCAGAACA AACTGGATCCCAAGGTTGAAGAAACAGTCTCTGGAATTTAAAGCCTATCTTGAACCAAACATTCGATTAGTCACTGCAAAAATTGTTGATGTATATCGGTCATCAAAGAGTTCTATAGGAACCCTTGTTTTGAAGGCACAAAATATGGCAGATCCTTACATTCAG GAAGCTAAGAAATATACCGAGCCATACATTGATCGGGTTGCTATGGTGACTAAACCACATTTAGATAAATTACATATTGCCTTGAAGCCGTATACCAAAAAAGTACTAAATGCATATAGAAAAGTCATCACCACTACAACATTTTTGCATCATGAG GTCAAagaaattctaaaaaataatgaGTTGACGCAACCTGTTGCAAGTATGGAACTGGCATGGTTTGCG GCTACTGCATTACTTGCCCTGCCTGCAGTAtttctgtttaagttgtatTCGGCTACTTTAGG GTTTCAATTATGcagaaaaaagacaaaaaagcgTAGTCATAGTTCCTATGCGAACCACACACGGCGTAGGCTGAAGCGTGCCCATCGtgcaagtacatga
- the LOC103450571 gene encoding uncharacterized protein isoform X5: MAPSKLLLFSVFLALSFTGITAYPPPPDDGASDSAQEVADSSLALQLQQLKSRVSLLESSIDDKNCELRKKDESIKLMEKVIQEKSNSIALLQSAIESVQGSEPLDVVELGDKPHVQAGGLEKQLQKVNDEQKTGIQKTEHDLQVAEEEIVKEKFGISSISEDLTETYIVTYWNELGRPAFNLGIEKALKMKARGEGWTEIIVERIRTNWIPRLKKQSLEFKAYLEPNIRLVTAKIVDVYRSSKSSIGTLVLKAQNMADPYIQEAKKYTEPYIDRVAMVTKPHLDKLHIALKPYTKKVKEILKNNELTQPVASMELAWFAATALLALPAVFLFKLYSATLGKKTKKRSHSSYANHTRRRLKRAHRAST, encoded by the exons ATGGCGCCCTCTAAGCTTTTACTCTTCTCCGTATTCTTAGCCCTATCGTTCACCGGAATTACGGCGTACCCACCCCCTCCAGACGACGGCGCTTCTGATTCTGCTCAGGAGGTTGCAGATTCGTCTCTGGCACTCCAACTTCAGCAACTCAAGTCCAGAGTTTCACTTCTAG AATCAAGCATTGATGACAAAAACTGTGAGCTGAGAAAAAAGGATGAAAGTATTAAACTGATGGAGAAGGTTATTCAAGAGAAATCAAATAGCATTGCTTTGTTACAAAGTGCTATAGAGTCTGTCCAG GGAAGTGAACCTTTAGATGTTGTTGAGCTTGGAGATAAACCACATGTGCAGGCTGGTGGGCTTGAGAAGCAG CTTCAAAAGGTAAATGATGAACAGAAGACTGGAATTCAGAAAACTGAACATGATCTTCAAGTTGCAGAG GAAGAAATAGTGAAGGAGAAGTTTGGGATTTCTTCAATATCTGAAGATTTGACTGAG ACGTACATTGTGACTTACTGGAACGAGCTTGGAAGACCAGCCTTCAATCTGGGAATTGAAAAG GCCTTAAAAATGAAAGCTCGTGGTGAGGGTTGGACTGAGATCATCGTCGAAAGAATCAGAACA AACTGGATCCCAAGGTTGAAGAAACAGTCTCTGGAATTTAAAGCCTATCTTGAACCAAACATTCGATTAGTCACTGCAAAAATTGTTGATGTATATCGGTCATCAAAGAGTTCTATAGGAACCCTTGTTTTGAAGGCACAAAATATGGCAGATCCTTACATTCAG GAAGCTAAGAAATATACCGAGCCATACATTGATCGGGTTGCTATGGTGACTAAACCACATTTAGATAAATTACATATTGCCTTGAAGCCGTATACCAAAAAA GTCAAagaaattctaaaaaataatgaGTTGACGCAACCTGTTGCAAGTATGGAACTGGCATGGTTTGCG GCTACTGCATTACTTGCCCTGCCTGCAGTAtttctgtttaagttgtatTCGGCTACTTTAGG aaaaaagacaaaaaagcgTAGTCATAGTTCCTATGCGAACCACACACGGCGTAGGCTGAAGCGTGCCCATCGtgcaagtacatga
- the LOC114822054 gene encoding uncharacterized protein — MSAIDEKNKDDDGFLRVTYSADWKKEGVVFRSGDIPRIKELDDRNALKRSFDELGIFNDFTKGTLEVLERRISDAKKMRQWYPSHVPVIVEKDGSSGLPELDAKKYQVHVMSLLRSLLGIFRQRLHLKILCLSISRTLNIPMEP; from the exons ATGTCTGCTATCGATGAGAAAAACAAGGACGATGATGGATTTCTTCGCGTGACCTACAGTGCAGATTGGAAAAAGGAAGGAGTAGTCTTTCGATCCGGTGATATACCA AGGATTAAAGAGTTAGACGATAGGAATGCTTTAAAACGCTCATTTGATGAG CTTGGAATTTTCAATGATTTTACAAA GGGTACTTTGGAGGTGCTGGAACGACGTATTTCAGATGCTAAGAAAATGAGGCAGTGGTATCCGTCTCATGTACCG GTGATTGTGGAGAAGGATGGAAGCAGTGGCCTTCCTGAACTTGATGCAAAGAA ATACCAAGTCCACGTGATGTCACTCTTGAGGAGTTTGTTGGGTATCTTCAGACAAAGGTTGCATCTAAAGATCCTTTGTTTGTCTATTTCAAGAACACTGAACATCCCAATG GAACCTTGA